Part of the Cellulomonas hominis genome, GCATGCGCGACGACCACGGCGACGACCGGAGCGGCGTCCCCGCGCCCGAGCAGCCGACCGCCCCGTACTTCCCCCCGCCCGCGCCCGACGCCCCGATGGCGCCGGTGCTCCGGACGGGCCCCGACCGCACGCCGCGGTCCACCGCGTCCCTCGTGCTCGAGGTCGTGCCGTTCCTGGTCCTCGCGCTGGTGGTGATCCTGGTCGCGTCCCGGTGAGCGCGTCCCGGTGACCGCGACGCGGTGAGCCACCGGGCGCGGGCCCGTCAGCGGCCGCCCAGCACCGGCAGCTCGACGTAGTCGGCGCACCGGATCGGCCACCGCAGCAGCGCCCGCTGCACCGGCGCCACCCGCGGCAGCGCCACCGCGGCCGGCACCGCGCGCGGCGGTCCGAGTGCGAGCACCCGCCCGCGCAGCAGCATCCGGCACCCGCCCGCGGCCCGGACGTTCCGCAGCCACTGGAC contains:
- a CDS encoding nitroreductase family deazaflavin-dependent oxidoreductase, whose product is MPLAARLTGPVRRVLNPLVLRVAGRWGSLVVLEHVGRRTGAVRRTPLMAFRSGDVVTVALTYGPDVQWLRNVRAAGGCRMLLRGRVLALGPPRAVPAAVALPRVAPVQRALLRWPIRCADYVELPVLGGR